In the genome of Equus caballus isolate H_3958 breed thoroughbred unplaced genomic scaffold, TB-T2T haplotype1-0000035, whole genome shotgun sequence, one region contains:
- the LOC138922028 gene encoding spermatogenesis-associated protein 31D4-like, with protein MEFSQWNVLSFLNSHMELFLSICSTFLDSDYNLTIVCGLWLLLLFLCFLVGIPSLPTLWKTKIYQKRQGRAKRRRKGGTSSGWRNYQRETEEKRRLISILKRPLGRPLDTTRIRQLLCPDPSCEVCNSTTAEINRLLFLEDLEDDTASVSSMASTASGTESSFTLSSAFSEVPPGDLTPSPPPDPSPPPPSVLSPNPMTPLADFLSPSPPGHSMPPEPIPPLESKFPADHSPPQPIALPPLPPHDTQATGPILQPEATLSLNTIFSLDRTLSQDINPLPNLPQIMNPNDSLACHHAPPSLSVSPPTDHPLTVTQSKSVSILLKSVPENSSPDSPGGLSTYVPTIRGTDHSSLSISELSWWQACAKDLFLAPSTLAPRDFNREFLALHSPESSLERHPTANLIEPGNLSFLSPHVLALLERQVRKRSDFLMWKEKEKEKGSFPKQLRPGHQLNPLGKMSESNADECDSAFSLPFWSSAGKPKELHMHEQPPYPKILEDHLQEKCMQLFWGLPSLHSESLPSAIRDSRDCTTIFLFNTISNASMGQESPVPLHRPPPSLPEIQPQPLPQTLPQSQPLPLTQVKSQAHLKSPLPILPSGPLPQIRICGVCYHRPPDESESLTSSEIQQLEWKVLQKQQESLWGSPSVVQRSQEEFCSSAPNFPYHQASQAHASISTLPVEFPLSDELRKKLEHHLRKRLIQHRWGLPRRICECLSLMMPPRDFSEIAKSESNRGLSRISVNKDLNVGLSQSKSFHERGSELLQVEKEMGKDQGHSPENGPKAHLLSDPESSSDKDPAYDSEKDLNSHMASLSGKASRALEESLDQKQLENVLKAHLSKKFEEISEARLPGTVRSSWHASKQTLLLSDKPRTQITQRSLPPSVGGDSSLNTFQELCFIDSSAQQMMETHIKSFRMRMEWGLPCRVLESIQAFKLEDAASQSLPYFYWPPSNNPTLEVDSKSEGFEPHRGSSKSVLQEKAETNSALVLDRHCPATSPMGREGQGVPRQSPSGINQEIAEVVQRSKGARQTHLPVTCGITGKTSQKFTQLGNRCPPELPARQAGAKPETKDERVSSSDRREGRQDKKMKSEPFSMYNTARDIFRAKELNALQSKTGSVLTTSKPGSSQMIRENHSKIEITGTIESPAPKRQVPQDPKSSDLKEHLFGELKSKLEKRNQSQVQGQDTDRSPASESLTYKASLTHAHGVSSGDMGASQVLRVHLEDSGISRQQRQEPWVPKKDLKRSEDKKFPPATMRLSPLGPNKEELGGGDAGLGTSQPTRKSFPTQITASEETLGSKSSQTSSQKAQPPPESLFRKKMNDIFQWLRPGTKGKKQDHPPEKGRPISSAQSRGLVKGRAAVTGTTTAQKTRTVPGKFPVEKLGQRCATEVTRPQEPLPSLRKFVKTEQKAEEQAQAEPVQGHPSNYRAPSCKVPNAKSCHQEVVFAGQNYPTCSRRIRDHNRHPQKVVALKDQLLDQKRPLSVPRREHVPHPSSTCRRQAGPGASSCSHHC; from the exons atggagttcagtcaatggaatgttctctcatttctgaatagccatatggagttgtttttgagcatctgctcaacattcttagatagtgactataacctcaccatcgtgtgtgggttgtggttgcttcttctgttcctgtgcttcctggtggggattccatctttaccaaccttgtggaaaaccaaaatctaccaaaag cgtcagggcagagccaagaggagaagaaaaggtggaacatcaagtg gttggagaaactaccagagggaaacagaggagaaaaggaggctaatttctattctgaaaag gcccctaggccggcctctcgataccacccgcattcgtcaactattatgcccagacccctcctgtgaggtgtgtaatagcacaactgctgaaatcaatcggctgctgttcctggaggacctggaagatgatactgcctctgtgtcctctatggcttccacagcttctgggactgagtcatcattcactctgtcctctgccttctcagaagtccctccaggagacctaacaccatcccctccacctgacccttccccaccgcccccctccgttctctcacctaacccaatgacacccttagctgactttctttcaccctcaccaccgggtcactctatgccaccagagcctattcctcccttggagtccaaattcccagcagaccattccccaccccaacccattgcccttccccctctcccaccacatgacacccaggcaacgggtcctattctccaaccagaggccactctgtctctgaatacgatcttctctcttgaccgcaccctttcccaagatattaaccccttaccaaatttgccccagataatgaatcccaatgactcactggcttgtcatcacgcaccaccaagcctgtctgtctcaccaccgacagaccaccctttaactgtgactcaatctaaatcggtttccatcttattgaagtctgttccagagaactcatctccagatagccctggggggttgtccacttatgtcccaacaatcagaggcactgaccattcaagcctgtcaatttcagaattatcctggtggcaagcttgtgccaaagacttgttcttagcaccttccaccttggcaccacgtgattttaatcgagagtttcttgccctccattctccagagtcctctctggagagacaccctacagctaaccttatagagcctggtaacctctcatttctcagccctcatgtcctggcactcctggagagacaagtccgaaagaggagtgatttcctgatgtggaaggaaaaggagaaggagaagggctcttttccaaaacaacttaggccaggccaccaactaaatcctttggggaaaatgtcagagtcaaatgctgatgagtgtgactcagcattctcccttcctttctggagcagtgcaggcaaaccaaaggagctgcacatgcatgagcagcccccatatcctaaaatcttggaggaccatttacaggaaaaatgtatgcagctcttctggggtctcccatctctgcacagcgagtccttgccctctgctatccgtgactcacgtgactgcaccacaatcttccttttcaataccatctcaaatgcctccatgggccaagaatccccagtacctctccatcgcccacctccatccttgcctgagatccagccccaacccttgcctcaaaccctgccccaatcccagcccctacctctcactcaggtcaagtcccaggcccaccttaaatccccactcccaatcctaccatctggtcctctaccccagataaggatctgtggagtgtgttaCCATAGACCCccggatgaatcagagtctctcacctcatctgaaattcaacaactggaatggaaagtgttgcagaagcaacaggaaagtttgtggggttccccctctgtagtccaaagatctcaggaagaattttgttcttcagctcccaactttccttaccatcaggcctcccaggcccatgcctccatctccacccttcccgtagagtttcctctcagtgatgagctgaggaagaaactggaacatcaccttcgaaagaggctcatccaacaccggtggggcctgccccgcaggatctgtgagtgtctgtcactgatgatgcctccaagagatttctcagagatagctaagtcagaaagcaatcgtggactctcacggatctcggtgaacaaagatctaaatgttggattgagccaatccaaaagcttccatgagaggggttcagaactgcttcaggtagagaaggagatggggaaggatcaggggcatagcccagagaacggcccaaaagctcatctgttgagtgacccagagagctcttcagataaggatccggcatatgactctgagaaagacctaaatagtcacatggcaagtctgtcagggaaagcttcaagggccttggaggaaagtctagatcagaaacaacttgaaaatgtcctgaaagcacatttgagcaagaagtttgaggaaatcagtgaggctcggctccctgggacggtgcgcagttcatggcatgctagcaagcagacattgctgctttctgacaaaccccgcacccaaataactcagaggagtttgccaccttcagtgggtggggactcctccctgaataccttccaggagctttgcttcattgattccagtgcacaacagatgatggaaacccatattaaaagtttccgtatgaggatggagtggggcctgccctgcagggtccttgaatccatacaggcgtttaaattggaagatgctgcatcccagtccttgccctatttctactggcccccctcaaataacccaactttggaagtcgactccaaatccgagggcttcgagccccacagaggaagctctaaatctgttcttcaagaaaaagcggaaacaaattcagccctggtcctggatcgtcaTTGCCCTGCTACATCACctatgggcagggaaggacaaggggtgccgagacaatcaccctctggtatcaaccaagagattgcagaggttgttcagaggagtaagggtgccaggcagactcatctgcctgtcacatgtggcatcacaggcaaaacgagtcagaaatttactcaactaggcaacagatgccccccagagctgcctgcaaggcaagctggtgccaaacctgagacaaaagatgagagagtgagttccagtgatagaagagaagggcgacaggacaaaaagatgaagtcggaacccttttccatgtacaacacggccagggacatattcagggccaaggagctcaatgctctgcagtcaaaaactggtagtgtgttgacaaccagcaagccaggaagctcccaaatgatacgtgagaatcacagtaaaatagaaattactgggaccattgaaagccctgcaccaaaaagacaagttccccaagacccaaagtcatcggatcttaaggaacatctgtttggggaattaaagtcaaaactagagaagaggaatcagagccaggtccaaggccaagacactgacaggtcccctgcctcagagagcttgacttacaaggcctcactgactcatgcccacggtgtctccagtggggacatgggagcttcccaggtgctgcgtgtccatctggaggacagtgggatcagcagacagcagcggcaggagccttgggtccctaagaaagacctaaagaggtccgaggataagaaattcccaccagctacaatgagactGAGCCCTCTgggccccaacaaagaagagcttggtggaggggatgcagggttggggacatcccaacctacaagaaagagtttccctactcagatcacagcatcagaggagacgcttgggagcaagtcttcccagacctcatcacagaaggcacagcctcctcctgaaagtctgttcagaaaaaagatgaacgacatttttcaatggcttcgtcctgggacaaaaggcaaaaagcaagaccATCCCCCGGAAAAGGGccgccccatatcatctgcacagagcagaggcctggttaaagggagagctgccgttactgggaccaccacggctcagaagaccaggacggtccctgggaagttcccagtggagaaactggggcagcggtgtgcaacagaggtcacccgccctcaagagccccttccttccctgaggaagtttgtgaaaactgagcagaaggcagaagagcaggcccaggcagagcccgtccaggggcatccttccaactacagggctccctcctgtaaagtgccaaacgccaagtcctgccaccaagaagttgtctttgctggccagaattatcctacatgttctagacggatcagagaccacaacagacaccctcagaaagtcgtGGCGcttaaagatcagctattggatcagaagcgtcccttatctgtgccccgcagggagcatgtgccccatccaagctccacctgcaggcgtcaagccggcccaggggcctccagctgttctcaccactgctaa